Genomic DNA from uncultured Fretibacterium sp.:
CTCCCTGTGGGAGCGGGCGTTCTCCCTCTGTTGGGCGGCGCGGAGCGCGTTGATCGTCACGGGGTTCTTCATCCGATCGGCCTCGGCCCCCGAGACGGACGGCCCCCCGGGTTCGGTTGTCCTCGGAAGGGCCCTGGCCTTTCTGGGAAAGAGGGTTTCTCTTGCGACGGACCGCCATAACCTCTCCGCGCTGGATGCCTGTTCCGGGAGCGTCGGTGGGCCCTCGGTCCTTTGCCTGGATGGGCCTGATCCCGCGGCCCTCGAGGGGTTCGACCTCCTGGTGTTCCTGGAGCGCCCCGGGCGGGCCGGGGATGGGCGCTACTATAATATGAGGGGCGAGGACATCGGTACCGTGGTCGTTCCCTTGGACGACCTGGCCCTCACAGCGGTAGGGTTGGGGGTTCCCGTGCTGGGGATTGGCGACGGCGGAAACGAGGCGGGTATGGGGGCCCTCTACGAGCCCTTGGTGCGGCTCCTTCCCCACTATGCGCCCTTTCTGTCCCGCGTTCCCTCGACGGTATGCCTTCCCGTGGACGTATCGAACTGGGGAGGGTACGCCCTGGCCGCGCTCCTGTCCGTCCCGTTCGGCCGCTGGGTGGGCTTGGACGAGGGGGAGGAGAAGCGGATGCTCGCGGCCCTTCGGGACCGGGGGGCTGTCGACGGGGTTTCAGGGCTTGGCGGATGTTCGGTGGACGGCTTCGCGCTTCCTGATCTGAATCGAGTCTCCTCCCGGCTTCGGAGCTGGTATGCGGGGTGCGTGGAGCGTGGGGGCCCCTGGCCCCTGGCGGATCCGTCATGACGAGACGAAAGCCCTTTTTGTTCCTTCTGATCGTTTTTACGTTTGTGTTGACCCTTCTTTCTTTCTGGGTGGTGCGACAGAGTTCCGTCCGGCCCGGTGAAAGTTTCATGATCTCCAACGTGACGATCAACGTCGACCTTCACGACCGGAGGTTCCTGACCGGAACGGTCTCCCGATTCCCCTACGGCTCGAGGCAGGTGTGCCTGTATTTCGATTATTCCCACGTCGATAAGGATGGCGAGATCCAGGTCGTCTGGCGCTGGGGGGATAAGATCGTCCAGTCTGAGACATATCCGCTCCCGGCGCCCTCCGGCTCCAGGATGTACTGTCTGCTCCAGGAGAGCGGTGTCCCCCTGCCGAGGGGAAAGTACACGGTCGATATCCTGTACCGTTCCGAGGCGATCCCGGAGTTCCGGTTCGAGATCTATTGATTCGAGAGCTACTGAGGGCCGACGATGGTGTTG
This window encodes:
- a CDS encoding DUF4392 domain-containing protein, encoding MTALDSLRGIVASDLGGRRASRLSDASLWERAFSLCWAARSALIVTGFFIRSASAPETDGPPGSVVLGRALAFLGKRVSLATDRHNLSALDACSGSVGGPSVLCLDGPDPAALEGFDLLVFLERPGRAGDGRYYNMRGEDIGTVVVPLDDLALTAVGLGVPVLGIGDGGNEAGMGALYEPLVRLLPHYAPFLSRVPSTVCLPVDVSNWGGYALAALLSVPFGRWVGLDEGEEKRMLAALRDRGAVDGVSGLGGCSVDGFALPDLNRVSSRLRSWYAGCVERGGPWPLADPS